From the genome of Colletotrichum destructivum chromosome 10, complete sequence, one region includes:
- a CDS encoding calmodulin → MADSLTEEQVSEFKEAFSLFDKDGDGQITTKELGTVMRSLGQNPSESELQDMINEVDADNNGTIDFPEFLTMMARKMKDTDSEEEIREAFKVFDRDNNGFISAAELRHVMTSIGEKLTDDEVDEMIREADQDGDGRIDYNEFVQLMMQK, encoded by the exons ATG GCCGACTCCCTCACCGAAGAGCAAGTCTCCGAGTTCAAGGAGGCCTTCTCCCTCTTT gacaaggacggcgaTG GTCAAATCACGACGAAAGAGCTTGGCACTGTTATGCGGTCTCTGGGACAGAACCCCTCCGAATCGGAGCTCCAGGACATGATCAACGAGGTTGACGCCGACAACAACGGAACCATCGACTTCCCTG AGTTCCTTACCATGATGGCTCGCAAGATGAAGGACACCGACTCTGAAGAGGAAATCCGTGAGGCCTTCAAG GTCTTTGATCGCGACAACAACGGCTTCATCTCCGCCGCTGAGCTGCGTCACGTCATGACCTCGATCGGCGAGAAGCTTACCGAtgacgaggttgacgagatGATCCGTGAGGCTGATCAGGACGGCGATGGACGGATTGACT ACAACGAGTTCGTCCAACTCATGATGCAGAAGTAA
- a CDS encoding Putative target SNARE coiled-coil domain, syntaxin/epimorphin codes for MWRDRTNLYISYRQSYAHHPTKRTKYSGAAGGNSFGDAFPGNSSYASGNDDTRGLLSAGAFEDDGDAVIEMDLLPPRWADVSDEITDLLADIATKSQALERLHQKHVLPGFNDEDAKKAEEREIETLTQQITKGFHDCHRCIQRVEQMVRESKHAGTITGAEETMAKNIQISLASRVQDSSALFRKKQSAYLKKLRGMSGLNSGVGVPGDRGSTPQPSSSYMDPSMLESDADRSFSQSTLQATQQKLLQSNDAAIIQREREIEDIAQGIIELADIFRDLQNMVIDQGTMLDRIDYNVERMATDVKGAEKELVVAAGYQKKTTKRKIILLLILIIAGMIILLVIKPKKHGGDE; via the exons ATGTGGCGAGATCGCACGAACCT TTATATTTCCTATCGGCAGTCATACGCGCACCATCCGACGAAACGGACGAAGTATAGTGGTGCCGCCGGTGGGAATAGCTTCGGTGATGCCTTTCCAGGAAACAGCAGTTATGCCAGTGGCAATGATGACACGCGTGGCCTCCTCTCAgccggcgccttcgaggACGATGGAGACGCCGTCATAGAAATGGACCTCCTCCCCCCGCGCTGGGCGGACGTATCCGACGAGATCACCGACTTGCTCGCCGACATAGCCACCAAGAGCCAGGCGCTCGAGCGCTTGCACCAAAAGCATGTGCTGCCTGGTTTTAACGATGAGGACGCAAAAAAGGCAGAGGAGCGCGAGATCGAGACCCTCACCCAACAGATCACAAAGGGCTTTCACGACTGCCATCGCTGCATCCAACGAGTCGAGCAGATGGTTAGGGAGTCCAAGCATGCGGGAACGATAACCGGTGCGGAGGAGACCATGGCCAAGAACATACAGATATCACTAGCCTCAAGGGTACAAGACTCAAGCGCGCTCTTTAGGAAGAAGCAGAGCGCATATTTGAAAA AATTGCGCGGGATGAGCGGTCTCAATAGCGGTGTAGGCGTACCAGGCGATCGGGGATCGACACCGCAACCTTCGAGCTCGTATATGGACCCGTCGATGCTCGAGTCTGACGCCGACAGGTCCTTCTCGCAGTCCACGCTCCAGGCAACGCAGCAAAAGCTCCTGCAATCCAACGACGCGGCCATTATCCAACGTGAGAGGGAGATCGAGGACATTGCGCAGGGCATTATTGAGCTTGCCGACATATTCCGTGACTTGCAAAATATGGTCATTGATCAGGGTACCATGCTGGACCGGATAGACTACAACGTTGAGCGCATGGCCACGGATGTTAAgggcgccgagaaggagctcgTTGTAGCCGCCGGGtaccagaagaagacgaccaAGCGGAAgatcatcctcctcctgaTCCTTATTATAGCGGGTATGATCATTCTGCTCGTCATCAAGCCGAAGAAGCATGGGGGTGATGAGTAG
- a CDS encoding Putative cytochrome c oxidase subunit VII — protein sequence MGLVDAKNKVPELQKFYQTAYKEHTRVWKINPRSRLYMTPYVILLWGSIGASFYGAGRKVLGYNTYFGKN from the exons ATGGG tctcgtcgacgcgAAGAACAAGGTCCCGGAGCTCCAGAAGTTCTACCAGACCGCCTATAAGGAGCACACCCGTGTCTGGAAGATC AACCCTCGTAGCCGTCTCTACATGACCCCCTACGTTATCCTCCTGTGGGGAAGCATCGGTG CTTCTTTCTACGGTGCCGGTCGCAAGGTTCTTGGCTACAACACCTACTTCGGCAAGAACTAG
- a CDS encoding Putative clathrin light chain, with protein MADRFPSLEDFDSGAQTDIKDSGASPSADDFIAREKALLGEDANQFATAGDSAAFNAGDDDLLGGGGSGNVISEESTFESQFPDLANQNDDFTPGAIPGAGITASSVNYNSGYNTYVEEEEEPAVIREWREKRDAQNEKRAQQFAAQREETIKEARENIDDFYNNYNAKKEKGISQTRKEAEQFLASREDTVSGGTSWERIAKLVDVSGKGAKGGASGSGKERFRELLISLKKDEKAPGASGY; from the exons ATGGCCGACAGATTCCCATCCTTGGAGGACTTCGATTCTGGTG CCCAAACCGACATCAAGGACTCGGGCGCCTCACCTTCTGCTGACGACTTCATTGCTCGCGAGAAGGCCCTTCTTGGCGAAGATGCGAACCAATTCGCTACAGCTGGCGACTCTGCTGCCTTCAacgctggcgacgacgatctcCTAGGTGGTGGAGGCAGCGGCAACGTCATTAGCGAAGAGTCCACGTTCGAGTCGCAGTTCCCCGACCTCGCCAACCAGAACGAT GACTTCACCCCCGGTGCGATCCCAGGCGCCGGCATCACCGCATCCAGTGTCAACTACAACTCCGGCTACAACACCtacgtcgaggaagaggaggagcccGCGGTGATCCGCGAGTGGCGTGAGAAGAGGGATGCACAGAACGAGAAGCGGGCGCAGCAGTTCGCTGCCCAACGCGAGGAGACTATTAAGGAGGCCCGAGAGAACATCGACGACTTTTACAACAATTACAAtgccaagaaggagaagggcattTCCCAGACGCGCAAAGAGGCAGAGCAGTTCCTGGCTAGTCGTGAGGACACCGTCTCCGGTGGCACAAGCTGGGAGAGAATCGCGAAGCTGGTCGACGTTAGCGGAAAAGGCGCCAAAGGTGGTGCCTCTGGCTCTGGCAAGGAACGCTTCCGTGAGCTTTTGATTAGcctgaagaaggacgagaaggcgcCAGGAGCGAGCGGTTATTAG
- a CDS encoding Putative CID domain-containing protein, producing the protein MAYNDDAVLAKLSALNESHDSIATAAQWIMFHKRHADRTVQLWLQRLRDSTSTKRLSLIYLANEVTQQSKARHKEDFLTAFSPVIAEATALAYKGAPAEIQNKLRRVMDVWKDRFIFEPPVQQAIEARIDELDKARGTAKATFTGPAVGGPSIPAELTPLVTSHQDVSKLNLPTKTAISTANQDFEKVTDPSTPVPSAPVYAARLNGLLKSLASAEGAVAECVKARKGLIGELEKLLSASQEALANDEKQYAELTSRKAETEEKRREIEQAIMRGLPAHEASQSPGNGASKTPEPERPEIEALTPPPVEAFTPPSVEALTPPPIHDEPAVLHHADADRARSASSQRFQPPAASGIEMLSALASQYQSIPVSANGANKRRRLDGDDFPDLGGDDGIDADVAEMLRKESNGSA; encoded by the exons ATGGCCTACAATGATGATGCTGTGCTGGCAAAGCTGTCAGCCTTGAATGAGAGCCATGATAGCATTGCAACTGCGGCACAATGGATCATGTTCCATAA GCGACATGCAGATCGTACAGTGCAGCTCTGGCTGCAGCGCCTTCGTGATTCAACAAGTACCAAGAGACTGAGCTTAATCTACCTGGCAAACG AGGTCACCCAGCAGTCAAAGGCCAGGCACAAGGAGGATTTTCTCACCGCCTTCTCTCCGGTCATCGCAGAGGCGACAGCATTGGCCTATAAGGGCGCCCCAGCTGAGATCCAAAACAAGCTCAGAAGAGTCATGGACGTATGGAAGGATCGCTTCATATTTGAGCCGCCTGTTCagcaggccatcgaggcgCGCATTGATG AACTTGACAAGGCCCGCGGAACTGCAAAGGCAACCTTTACCGGCCCTGCGGTTGGTGGCCCGTCTATTCCTGCAGAGCTTACTCCGCTCGTCACCTCGCATCAGGACGTCTCGAAGCTCAACCTGCCcaccaagacggccatcagCACGGCCAACCAAGACTTTGAGAAGGTCACAGACCCCTCGACGCCTGTGCCTTCGGCCCCCGTCTACGCTGCGCGCCTCAACGGGCTATTGAAGAGCCTAGCCAGTGCCGAGGGCGCTGTTGCTGAATGTGTCAAGGCCCGAAAGGGTCTCATTGGCGAACTTGAAAAGCTTCTCAGCGCAAGTCAGGAGGCGCTGGCTAACGACGAAAAGCAGTACGCCGAATTGACCTCGCGgaaggccgagaccgaggaaAAGAGACGCGAGATCGAGCAGGCCATTATGCGCGGTCTGCCTGCCCACGAGGCTTCGCAATCCCCGGGCAACGGAGCATCCAAGACCCCAGAGCCGGAGAGGCCGGAGATCGAGGCGCTCACTCCCCCGCCCGTCGAGGCTTTCACGCCGCCGTCTGTGGAGGCACTGACGCCTCCACCTATTCACGATGAGCCAGCTGTCCTTCACCATGCAGATGCCGACCGCGCACGCTCGGCGTCAAGCCAGCGATTCCAGCCGCCCGCCGCATCTGGCATTGAAATGCTGTCTGCTCTCGCCTCCCAGTACCAGTCGATCCCTGTCTCGGCCAACGGCGCGAACAAGAGACGTCGACTTGATGGAGATGATTTTCCGGACCTCGGAGGTGACGATGGCATTGATGCCGACGTGGCTGAGATGCTGCGCAAGGAGAGCAACGGCAGCGCTTGA
- a CDS encoding Putative Type 1 protein exporter, with protein sequence MATGVARSAVLLPHRVGSCPTTSNSLLATLPGLRNASTTSVSLQHPLLSQIRSVSSVPIRSSPLSRSVSPRCFAQRHPVPFVEKPQLPASIAILRYFSAGFPRHQQDSKPITDAQTAREENKNAKQAEPTMQDGEQLDDFQKTERAAKAAEVNLSAKLSKEGKSQGGKAGFSEIWRLIKIARPELRWLGIAMVFLVISSSVTMSIPFSVGRILDMATKDPAEDVRLFGLTMPQFFTALGVILTVGAVANFGRVILLRIVGERVVARLRSSLYRRTYVQDAEFFDANRVGDLISRLSSDTVIVGKSITQNISDGLRALFSGGAGFCVMVWLSPKLTGLLLIMLPPVAVGAFFYGRAIRNVSKGIQKNLGTLTKIAEERLGNVKTSQAFVGEVQEVGRYNNQVKKIFALGKKESTIAATFFASTGWAGNMTILAMLVVGGNFVREGAMSLGDLTSFMMYTAFAGSSLFGLSSFYSELMKGVGAASRLFELQDRKPGISQTVGLKVKSAQGPIKFSNVSFAYPTRPAVKIFNDLNFEIPWGSNVCVVGPSGGGKSTVAGLLLRFYNPTSGSITINGVDISRMNVKSLRRRIGMVAQEPVLFSGSIAENISYGKPNATRAEIIAAARQANCNFISDLPAGLDTQVGARGSQLSGGQKQRIAIARALIKDPDILILDEATSALDAESETLVNAALASLLKGKNTTISIAHRLSTIKRSDLIIVLSNNGGVAEIGKYTELAADNNSAFSKLMEWQMSGGELPDSRPGDRGHITESEEIESNLGRGDPEGDVESQLQEEIKEHTPRR encoded by the coding sequence ATGGCCACGGGAGTAGCGCGATCAGCGGTTTTGCTCCCGCACCGCGTTGGGAGCTGCCCAACGACATCGAACTCGCTGCTGGCGACTCTACCCGGTCTGCGCAacgcctcgacgacatcagTGTCTCTACaacaccccctcctctcACAGATCAGAAGCGTCAGCTCCGTACCGATCCGATCGTCACCTCTATCGCGGTCTGTCAGTCCTCGTTGCTTCGCGCAACGGCATCCGGTCCCGTTCGTTGAAAAGCCTCAGTTGCCCGCCTCGATCGCGATTTTGCGTTATTTCTCGGCTGGGTTCCCTAGACACCAACAAGACTCGAAACCTATTACAGACGCGCAGACGGCGCGTGAGGAGAACAAGAATGCGAAGCAGGCTGAGCCAACGATGCAGGATGGTGAACAGCTTGACGACTTCCAGAAGACCGAGAGGGCCGCCAAAGCCGCCGAGGTCAACCTGAGCGCAAAGCTGTCGAAGGAGGGCAAGTCGcaaggcggcaaggccgggTTTTCCGAGATATGGCGGCTGATCAAGATTGCACGGCCGGAATTGCGCTGGCTCGGAATCGCCATGGTTTTCCTTGTCATCTCGTCCAGCGTCACAATGTCTATTCCGTTTTCCGTTGGCAGAATCCTCGACATGGCCACCAAGGATCCCGCTGAGGATGTGCGTCTGTTCGGCCTGACCATGCCGCAGTTTTTTACTGCCTTGGGTGTCATCTTGACAGTTGGAGCCGTGGCTAATTTCGGACGTGTGATTCTTCTACGCATTGTTGGCGAGAGGGTTGTCGCCCGCCTGCGGTCGTCCCTTTACAGGAGAACGTACGTCCAGGACGCCGAGTTTTTCGATGCGAACCGAGTCGGAGATCTCATCTCACGTCTCAGCTCTGATACCGTTATCGTTGGCAAGTCCATCACCCAGAACATCAGCGACGGTCTGAGGGCTCTGTTTAGCGGAGGAGCCGGCTTTTGTGTCATGGTCTGGCTCAGCCCAAAGTTGACTGGGCTGCTCCTCATCATGCTGCCCCCTGTTGCCGTCGGTGCTTTCTTCTATGGACGCGCAATCAGGAATGTGAGCAAGGGCATCCAGAAGAACTTGGGTACACTGACCAAAATCGCTGAAGAGCGTCTCGGCAATGTGAAGACAAGTCAGGCGttcgtcggcgaggtccaaGAGGTTGGTCGCTACAATAACCAGGTCAAGAAGATATTTGCTCTGGGCAAGAAGGAATCTACGATTGCAGCAACATTTTTTGCTTCGACGGGCTGGGCTGGCAACATGACCATCCTTGCCATGCTTGTTGTCGGTGGCAACTTTGTTCGCGAGGGGGCCATgagcctcggcgacctgacATCTTTCATGATGTACACTGCTTTCGCGGGCTCCAGCTTGTTCGGTCTCTCATCCTTCTACTCTGAGCTGATGAAGGGAGTTGGCGCTGCCAGTCGCTTATTCGAGCTCCAGGACCGGAAGCCTGGCATCTCCCAAACGGTTGGACTCAAGGTTAAGTCGGCACAAGGTCCCATCAAATTCTCGAACGTCTCGTTTGCGTATCCTACGCGACCGGCAGTCAAGATCTTCAACGACCTGAACTTCGAAATCCCTTGGGGCAGCAATGTTTGTGTAGTGGGACCATCCGGTGGCGGCAAGTCAACTGTCGCTGGTCTGCTCCTGCGGTTCTACAACCCCACCTCCGGTTCTATCACCATTAACGGCGTCGACATTTCAAGAATGAACGTCAAGTCTTTGCGGCGTCGCATCGGCATGGTCGCGCAAGAACCCGTTCTGTTCTCCGGCAGTATTGCCGAGAACATTTCATACGGCAAACCTAACGCCACCCGAGCAGAAATAATCGCGGCTGCTCGCCAGGCGAACTGCAATTTTATCAGCGATCTTCCCGCCGGCTTAGATACGCAGGTTGGTGCCCGAGGCTCTCAGCTCTCAGGGGGGCAGAAACagcgcatcgccatcgcACGAGCACTGATTAAAGACCCTGACATCCTCATTCTTGACGAAGCCACCTCGGCCTTGGACGCCGAGTCTGAGACACTCGTCAACGCCGCTCTTGCATCGTTGCTCAAGGGCAAAAACACGACTATCTCGATTGCGCACCGACTGTCGACCATCAAGCGATCGGATCTCATCATTGTGCTTTCTAACAACGGCGGGGTTGCCGAGATTGGGAAATACACGGAGCTGGCGGCCGACAATAACAGCGCGTTTAGCAAGCTCATGGAGTGGCAGATGAGCGGCGGTGAGCTTCCCGACTCTCGCCCCGGCGACAGAGGCCATATTACAGAGTCAGAAGAGATTGAGTCAAACCTTGGGCGAGGGGACCCTGAGGGGGATGTGGAGAGCCAGCTGCAggaggagatcaaggagcATACGCCACGGCGGTGA